From one Oncorhynchus keta strain PuntledgeMale-10-30-2019 chromosome 30, Oket_V2, whole genome shotgun sequence genomic stretch:
- the LOC127913764 gene encoding proline-rich protein 36-like, producing MKREDHQEKKTTMKREDHQEKKTTKRRRLSPSLLPPRSRLPYSPLALAFPTPPSLSPSTPPRSRLLHPLALAFPYPPRLLHPLALAFPTPLLPLALAFPTPSLSPSLLPPSLSPSLLPPSLSPSTPPRSRLLHPLALAFYTPPRSRLPYSPTPPRSRLPYSPLALAFPTPPRSPPSLLPLALAFPTPPRSAFYTPSLSPSTPLARLLHPLALAFYTPSLSPSLLPLALAFPTPPRPRLPYSPSPSTPPRSRLPYSPTPPRSRLPYSPSLSPSLLPPPSTPPRSRLPYSPTPPRSRLPYSPFAHAFPTPPRSRLPYSPSLTPSLLPLALAFPTPPRSRLPYSPLALAFPTPPSLSPSLLPPRLLHPLALAFPTPLLPPRSRLPYSPFTHAFPTPPSLSPSLLPLRSRLPYSPSPLPSLSPSLLPLALAFPTPPRSRLPYSPSTPPLAFPTPLLPLAFPTPPRSRLPYSPPHSPSLSPSLLPLRSRLPYSPSLPFPTPPRSRLPYSPFAHAFPTPPRSRLPYSPFAHAFPTPPSLSPSLLPSHAFPTPPRSRLPYSPSLSPSLLPLPSLLPLALAYPTPPRSRLPYSPSLSPSLLPLAFPTPPRSRLPYSPSPSQLPLALAFPTPPRSRIPYPTPRSRLPYSPSPSLLPPRLPYPTPPPSLLPPRLPYFPPRLPYFPLALAFPTLPLALAYPTPRSRLPYPSLSPSLPPHPALAFPTPPRLPYSPSLPYPLAFPTPLAFPTSPSPSLLPPRSRLPYSTPRLPYSQPPYPTSRLPYPTPRSRLPYSPLARLPHPTPRSRLP from the coding sequence ATGAAGAGAGAGGACCACCAAGAGAAGAAGACGACGATGAAGAGAGAGGACCACCAAGAGAAGAAGACCACCAAGAGAAGAAGACTCTCGCCTTCCCTACTCCCCCCTCGCTCTCGCCTTCCCTACTCCCCCCTCGCTCTCGCCTTCCCTACTCCCCCCTCGCTCTCGCCTTCTACACCCCCTCGCTCTCGCCTTCTACACCCCCTCGCTCTCGCCTTTCCCTACCCCCCTCGCCTTCTACACCCCCTCGCTCTCGCCttccctactcccctactccccctcgCTCTCGCCTTCCCTACCCCCTCGCTCTCGCCTTCCCTACTCCCCCCCTCGCTCTCCCCTTCCCTACTACCCCCCTCGCTCTCGCCTTCTACACCCCCTCGCTCTCGCCTTCTACACCCCCTCGCTCTCGCCTTCTACACCCCCCCTCGCTCTCGCCttccctactcccctactccccctcgCTCTCGCCTTCCCTACTCCCCCCTCGCTCTCGCCTTCCCTACTCCCCCTCGCTCTCCGCCTTCCCTACTCCCCCTCGCTCTCGCCTTCCCTACTCCCCCTCGCTCCGCCTTCTACACCCCCTCGCTCTCGCCTTCTACACCCCTCGCTCGCCTTCTACACCCCCTCGCTCTCGCCTTCTACACCCCCTCGCTCTCGCCTTCCCTACTCCCCCTCGCTCTCGCCTTCCCTACTCCCCCTCGCCCTCGCCTTCCCTACTCCCCCTCGCCTTCTACACCCCCTCGCTCTCGCCttccctactcccctactccccctcgCTCTCGCCTTCCCTACTCCCCCTCGCTCTCGCCTTCCCTACTCCCCCCGCCTTCTACACCCCCTCGCTCTCGCCttccctactcccctactccccctcgCTCTCGCCTTCCCTACTCCCCCTTCGCTCACGCCTTCCCTACTCCCCCTCGCTCTCGCCTTCCCTACTCCCCTTCGCTCACGCCTTCCCTACTCCCCCTCGCTCTCGCCTTCCCTACTCCCCCTCGCTCTCGCCTTCCCTACTCCCCCCTCGCTCTCGCCTTCCCTACTCCCCCCTCGCTCTCGCCTTCCCTACTCCCCCCTCGCCTTCTACACCCCCTCGCTCTCGCCttccctactcccctactcccCCCTCGCTCTCGCCTTCCCTACTCCCCCTTCACTCACGCCTTCCCTACTCCCCCCTCGCTCTCGCCTTCCCTACTCCCCCTTCGCTCACGCCTTCCCTACTCCCCCTCGCCCCTCCCCTCGCTCTCGCCTTCCCTACTCCCCCTCGCTCTCGCCTTCCCTACTCCCCCTCGCTCTCGCCTTCCCTACTCCCCCTCTACACCCCCCCTCGCCttccctactcccctactccccctcgCCTTCCCTACACCCCCTCGCTCTCGCCTTCCCTACTCCCCCCCTCACTCCCCCTCGCTCTCGCCTTCCCTACTCCCCCTTCGCTCACGCCTTCCCTACTCCCCCTCGCTTCCCTTCCCTACTCCCCCTCGCTCTCGCCTTCCCTACTCCCCCTTCGCTCACGCCTTCCCTACTCCCCCTCGCTCTCGCCTTCCCTACTCCCCCTTCGCTCACGCCTTCCCTACTCCCCCCTCGCTCTCGCCTTCCCTACTCCCCTCTCACGCCTTCCCTACTCCCCCTCGCTCTCGCCTTCCCTACTCCCCCTCGCTCTCGCCttccctactccccctcccttccctactCCCCCTCGCTCTCGCCTACCCTACTCCCCCTCGCTCTCGCCTTCCCTACTCCCCCTCGCTCTCGCCTTCCCTACTCCCCCTCGCCTTCCCAACTCCCCCTCGCTCTCGCCTTCCCTACTCCCCCTCGCCTTCCCAACTCCCCCTCGCTCTCGCCTTCCCAACTCCCCCTCGCTCTCGCATTCCCTACCCTACCCCTCGCTCTCGCCTTCCCTACTCCCCCTCGCCTTCCCTACTCCCCCCTCGCCTTCCCTACCCTACCCCCCCGCCTTCCCTACTTCCCCCTCGCCTTCCCTACTTCCCTCCTCGCCTTCCCTACTTCCCCCTCGCTCTCGCCTTCCCTACCCTACCCCTCGCTCTCGCCTACCCTACCCCTCGCTCTCGACTTCCCTACCCCTCGCTCTCGCCTTCCCTACCCCCCCACCCCGCTCTCGCCTTCCCTACTCCCCCTCGCCttccctactccccctccctaCCCTACCCCCTCGCCTTCCCTACCCCCCTCGCCTTCCCTACTTCCCCCTCGCCGTCCCTACTCCCCCCTCGCTCTCGCCTTCCCTACTCTACCCCTCGCCTTCCCTACTCCCAACCTCCCTACCCTACCTCTCGCCTTCCCTACCCTACCCCTCGCTCTCGCCTTCCCTACTCCCCCCTCGCTCGCCTTCCCCACCCTACCCCTCGCTCTCGCCTTCCCTAA